The genomic window GCAACATCTGGGAAATCATTGCTGAAATCACTGCGAGCCAGCCAGTGCAAGGACTCCGGATCGCCGAGGGAGCCCTTCGGATCCTCCAAGTCCTTCACCGGGAACTTAGAATTGGCCCAGAATGGCCGCCACAGGGTTACTACTATGTCATCTTCATTATCCACGGCGGTCTGCAGCTCGGAAAGCATAGCTGGTGTGGAAGAGGTGGAGAGGTTGTATCCGTCTTCATCCAAGCCATAGTCCTTGATGGCCTTCTTGGAAGCTTCGGTCAGACCAGCGCCCGGCTCAATGCCTACAACCGTTCCATCAAAGTCAGCGGACTTGCCTTTCAGATCCTCGATGGAGTTGATCTCTTCCATGTATTCCGGTACAGCCCACGTCAGGATAGCGTTGTCATAGTAGCTTCCTAGGTCCTCAATATCATCCGAGTACTTGTCCATGTACTGTTCGTGAGTCTTTTCAGACCATGCAGAGGGATAGATATCAATGTCGCCATTGGCCAAGCCAGCGTAGAGAACAGCGGCGTCGGTAAGCTCTTCATGCTTTACGTCGTAGCCTGCAGCTTCAAGCTTGTTCTCGAGCAGGTAGGCGGTGGATAGGCCGTCAGTCCATGAAGGCAGGTAGCCCATGGTAATGGTTCCTTTATCGCCGCCAGAACCTTCAGAATCGGAGTCATTAGAACATGCGGCCGCTGTGAAGGCCAGGGAAGCAGCTGAGAGAACTGCGATTGTCTTACGGATAGTCATGAAAATGTCCTTTCTTGAGTTGAGAGGAGGTCTAAGCATTGGTCTTTTTCTTCTTGCGCAGCAAGGAAAGTAGCGAAGAAGGATAGTGAGAGGGGTTGCCCAACGCGGCCGTTAGGCGGTCTAAGAACACAGCGAGGATAACCACTGCAAGGCCAGCCTCGACGCCTTGGGCCACATCCAGGGTAGAAATGGCGGAGGTAACCTCTTTGCCCAAACCATCTGCGCCCACCATGCCAGCAATTACTGCCATGGATAGCGAGAGCATAATGACCTGGTTGATACCAGCCATAATGGTGGGGATGGCTAAAGGCAGCTGGATGCCGCGAAGGATTTGTCCGGAAGACGCGCCATAAGAGCGGCCGGCTTCAACAGTTTCCTCATCCACTTGCCGGATACCAAGCTCGGTCATGCGAACCCCTGGT from Corynebacterium confusum includes these protein-coding regions:
- a CDS encoding glycine betaine ABC transporter substrate-binding protein — translated: MTIRKTIAVLSAASLAFTAAACSNDSDSEGSGGDKGTITMGYLPSWTDGLSTAYLLENKLEAAGYDVKHEELTDAAVLYAGLANGDIDIYPSAWSEKTHEQYMDKYSDDIEDLGSYYDNAILTWAVPEYMEEINSIEDLKGKSADFDGTVVGIEPGAGLTEASKKAIKDYGLDEDGYNLSTSSTPAMLSELQTAVDNEDDIVVTLWRPFWANSKFPVKDLEDPKGSLGDPESLHWLARSDFSNDFPDVAEWLGDLKLDDEQYGSLEDTVVNQYDEGEEPDAVQEWLDNNPDVVKDID